The following coding sequences are from one Candidatus Nitrohelix vancouverensis window:
- the rsmD gene encoding 16S rRNA (guanine(966)-N(2))-methyltransferase RsmD, with translation MRIIAGSARGRKLAALGDRDIRPTLDRVKESFFNQVGPYLDGLNFLDLFAGSGSMGLEALSRGAERVVFVEQNSEARRLILDNLKRCGFVNEDAEGSGNRWRLVAGDALSVLDILSKGPDRFDLLYVDPPFSKGLYGPCLTKIAHSGILNEGAFVVTESHRKEELLGNYDTLSLFKERRLGDTRLSFFSLSS, from the coding sequence GTGCGCATCATAGCTGGGTCTGCGCGGGGTCGCAAACTGGCGGCGCTGGGCGATCGGGATATTCGCCCGACGCTGGACCGGGTGAAGGAGTCTTTTTTTAATCAGGTGGGGCCGTATCTGGATGGTTTGAACTTCCTCGATTTGTTCGCGGGTTCGGGAAGCATGGGGCTGGAGGCTTTGAGCCGGGGGGCGGAGCGGGTGGTGTTTGTGGAACAAAATTCGGAGGCGCGGCGTTTGATTCTGGATAATCTCAAGCGGTGCGGTTTCGTAAATGAGGACGCGGAGGGTTCGGGAAATCGCTGGCGCCTGGTCGCGGGGGATGCATTGAGTGTTTTGGATATTCTGAGCAAGGGGCCGGATCGTTTTGACCTGCTGTACGTGGACCCGCCTTTTTCCAAGGGACTTTACGGGCCATGCCTGACGAAGATCGCGCATTCGGGGATTTTGAATGAGGGCGCTTTTGTGGTGACGGAAAGTCATCGAAAGGAAGAATTGCTGGGGAATTATGATACACTGAGCCTTTTCAAAGAGCGGCGGCTTGGGGATACGCGCTTGTCTTTCTTTTCTCTCTCTTCTTGA
- a CDS encoding helix-turn-helix domain-containing protein: MKKRDIGHEILKSLQDIKQGKGKRIKSKLPPSVKTIRDNMGLSQSAFVGFLGVSVRTLQEWEQGRRKPSGPATVLLKVAHTHPVVLLQSEN, from the coding sequence GTGAAAAAACGCGACATCGGTCATGAAATCTTGAAAAGCCTGCAGGATATCAAACAAGGAAAAGGGAAGCGCATTAAATCCAAATTGCCGCCCAGCGTAAAAACGATTCGCGATAACATGGGGCTGAGCCAATCTGCGTTCGTCGGCTTTTTAGGCGTCAGCGTTCGGACCTTGCAGGAATGGGAGCAGGGAAGAAGAAAGCCGAGCGGCCCTGCCACCGTTTTGCTGAAAGTGGCGCACACTCACCCTGTGGTCCTTTTACAGTCAGAGAATTAG
- a CDS encoding DUF481 domain-containing protein, with protein MIVFERLQLGENMFQLNSGFIKWKHLFLILVLFAAPVQADELLLVNGDRLSGTVKSMDGGKLTLSTEYGGDIKIKLSSVKKIITEEPVRIHLDNGWKLKGSLTPIEGGGVRVKSAQTGQSAVVDWRRITAVNPPESNWSGSISAGGSMQSGNTDLNSITLGFETNRKTEDDRFRLRFLHNYSDEDDSVTSRNTYGSMKIDHFVKRPLYVYFAAEMLKDEFKDLNLRTILGPGVGYSLWDDAKSSLDLEAGVTYFSQDHELGVDEQWATYRLGAEYALHWSDRLKFNVESQLYPRVDDTGDYKWRNESNIKTSLGSGWALKLTNLIEYDSKPTTGIKETDVTSTLALDYDF; from the coding sequence TTGATTGTGTTTGAACGTTTGCAACTGGGAGAAAATATGTTTCAACTGAATAGCGGTTTTATTAAATGGAAACATTTGTTCTTGATCTTGGTTCTTTTCGCAGCGCCCGTTCAGGCGGACGAATTACTGCTTGTTAATGGCGACCGCTTGAGCGGCACGGTGAAGTCTATGGATGGGGGTAAGTTGACGCTATCCACGGAATATGGAGGAGATATAAAAATTAAGTTGTCGAGTGTGAAAAAAATTATCACAGAAGAACCGGTGAGAATTCATTTGGACAATGGCTGGAAACTGAAAGGATCCTTGACTCCTATAGAGGGGGGCGGCGTGCGGGTGAAGAGCGCGCAGACGGGCCAAAGCGCGGTCGTCGACTGGCGGCGCATCACAGCGGTCAATCCGCCGGAATCTAACTGGTCGGGAAGTATTTCCGCAGGGGGTAGCATGCAGTCTGGGAACACCGATTTGAACAGTATCACTCTGGGTTTTGAGACAAACCGAAAGACCGAAGACGACCGTTTCAGGCTTCGCTTCCTGCACAATTATTCTGATGAAGACGACAGCGTGACCAGTCGTAATACCTATGGGTCAATGAAAATCGACCATTTCGTGAAACGTCCGCTTTATGTGTATTTTGCGGCGGAAATGTTGAAGGATGAATTCAAGGACCTTAATTTGCGGACGATCCTTGGCCCTGGGGTGGGTTACAGTTTGTGGGACGATGCTAAAAGTTCTTTGGACCTTGAGGCGGGCGTTACCTACTTCTCCCAGGATCATGAACTGGGAGTGGACGAGCAATGGGCAACCTATCGTTTGGGCGCGGAGTACGCTCTTCACTGGAGCGATCGATTGAAGTTTAATGTGGAGTCCCAGCTCTATCCTCGCGTTGACGATACAGGGGATTACAAGTGGCGAAATGAATCCAACATTAAAACCAGTCTGGGTTCTGGATGGGCCTTGAAGCTCACTAATCTCATCGAATATGATAGCAAGCCCACCACCGGGATCAAGGAAACCGATGTCACAAGCACTCTCGCGCTGGATTACGATTTTTAA
- a CDS encoding DUF4145 domain-containing protein gives MGDAFSWTCKYCNQPTTITDPHFHSDSQVIYLDNSKYGKIGYEVLAVSCPNLECKELELIYILCSAVKVSGRLEVGSEIKKWFLLPDSSAKPQPDYIPDPIKQDYYEACKIRDLSPKASATLARRCLQGMIRDFHDITKGRLIDEIEAIKDTIESEVWTAIDAVRKMGNIGAHMEKDINVIIDVDPDEAQQLIGLIEMLFKEWYVAKKERQDRLAAIQALGNKKDDVKNSKEAN, from the coding sequence ATGGGTGATGCTTTTTCATGGACTTGTAAATACTGCAACCAACCAACAACCATTACTGATCCACATTTTCATTCTGATTCCCAAGTAATTTATCTGGACAACTCCAAATATGGAAAAATTGGATATGAGGTACTCGCAGTTTCCTGTCCAAACTTGGAATGTAAAGAACTAGAACTCATCTACATTTTGTGTAGTGCGGTGAAAGTGAGTGGGAGACTGGAAGTAGGTAGCGAAATCAAAAAATGGTTTTTACTCCCTGATTCTTCTGCAAAGCCACAGCCGGATTACATCCCCGACCCAATCAAGCAAGATTACTATGAAGCTTGTAAAATAAGAGATTTAAGTCCTAAAGCTTCCGCAACGTTGGCTCGTAGATGCCTCCAGGGAATGATTCGTGATTTTCACGATATAACAAAAGGGCGTTTAATAGATGAAATCGAAGCCATAAAAGACACAATTGAAAGTGAAGTGTGGACTGCTATAGATGCTGTAAGGAAAATGGGAAACATCGGCGCCCATATGGAGAAAGATATTAATGTGATAATCGATGTTGATCCTGATGAAGCTCAACAGTTGATAGGTTTGATAGAAATGCTTTTCAAAGAGTGGTACGTAGCAAAAAAAGAACGTCAAGATAGATTAGCGGCCATTCAAGCTTTGGGAAATAAAAAAGATGATGTGAAGAATTCGAAAGAGGCAAATTAA
- a CDS encoding MBL fold metallo-hydrolase, producing MALEDELGDILQKARDGKNWSQDDLAQATGISRDDLQRIESYQLTPEDSQVLKLADALDLDGPALIDSAQERWIPQAPLDDPDFDLVCLNVFMGEYPVNCFLLRCKATGETAVVDTGANPKTIINKAREMNVKPSMILLTHAHPDHAGGLGELTKAFECPTYIDHKEPKPKGSSDFKIVKDGDEIRLGNLRIQCIETPGHTTGGVSYLINQTLLSGDVIFAGSMGRANSSWQDLFNSITQKVLRLPDATGLHPGHGPATTVAQEKEHNPFFKGRAA from the coding sequence ATGGCGCTTGAAGATGAATTGGGGGATATTTTACAAAAGGCCAGAGACGGCAAAAACTGGTCCCAGGACGACCTTGCTCAGGCAACGGGAATTTCCAGGGACGATCTCCAGCGGATTGAAAGCTATCAACTGACGCCCGAGGATTCGCAAGTCTTAAAACTTGCAGACGCCCTGGATTTAGACGGCCCCGCCCTGATCGACAGCGCTCAAGAACGCTGGATTCCCCAGGCGCCCCTTGACGATCCGGATTTCGATCTGGTTTGTCTCAATGTATTCATGGGGGAATATCCCGTCAATTGTTTCCTGTTACGTTGTAAAGCAACGGGAGAAACAGCGGTGGTGGATACCGGCGCGAACCCGAAAACCATCATCAACAAGGCGCGGGAAATGAACGTGAAGCCCAGCATGATCCTGTTGACCCATGCCCACCCGGACCATGCCGGAGGCCTGGGAGAATTGACAAAAGCCTTTGAATGCCCAACCTATATTGACCACAAGGAACCCAAACCCAAAGGAAGCTCCGATTTCAAAATCGTCAAGGACGGAGATGAGATCAGGCTAGGCAACTTACGCATCCAGTGCATAGAAACCCCCGGTCACACAACGGGCGGCGTCTCTTATCTCATCAACCAGACCCTGCTGTCAGGCGACGTTATTTTTGCCGGGTCCATGGGGCGCGCCAATTCCTCCTGGCAGGATCTCTTCAATTCCATCACGCAAAAAGTCCTGCGTCTGCCAGACGCCACCGGGCTTCACCCCGGCCACGGCCCTGCGACAACGGTCGCGCAAGAAAAAGAACACAATCCATTTTTCAAGGGACGCGCCGCTTAG
- a CDS encoding lipid A deacylase LpxR family protein, translating into MIFKPIVISILAIFLIVAPGQAQDAKESLENEVSHELADSSYDNFITFTFENDSIGGGTDQNYTNGVRLTYFDLKAEFPDIAHTLAEYVPTFSINPTSSVYYSLGQNLYTPDDISSREQEAGDRPWAAFLYGSIGMATLTDNHVDELEATIGFVGPMALGEPVQTFVHENITNSPTPNGWSHQLENELGLILSWQRRWPRALFYETSLLALSVAPHFGVSLGNVYTYSNAGFSFRISSKKSRLSDMPPRVRPALPGTGYFEVPKNGWGWFLFGGMEGRAVARNIFLDGNTFESSHSVDKKPLVGDANLGLAFTFGRVRLSYTLVYRFKEFDTQDEEDLFGAASLAYRF; encoded by the coding sequence ATGATTTTTAAACCGATAGTCATCTCTATTCTTGCGATTTTTCTTATCGTCGCGCCCGGTCAGGCTCAGGATGCGAAAGAGAGCCTGGAAAATGAAGTGTCCCATGAGTTGGCGGACAGCTCTTACGACAACTTCATCACCTTCACCTTTGAAAACGATTCCATCGGCGGCGGCACCGACCAGAACTATACCAACGGCGTAAGACTGACTTATTTCGACCTGAAAGCAGAATTTCCGGACATCGCTCACACCCTCGCAGAGTACGTTCCCACCTTCAGCATCAACCCGACGTCGAGCGTCTATTATTCTCTGGGGCAGAATCTTTACACGCCGGACGACATCAGCAGTCGCGAGCAGGAAGCAGGAGACCGCCCCTGGGCGGCATTCCTGTACGGGTCGATCGGCATGGCCACGCTGACCGATAACCACGTTGACGAACTCGAAGCCACGATCGGATTTGTCGGGCCGATGGCGCTGGGCGAACCGGTGCAAACCTTCGTGCATGAGAACATCACCAACAGTCCAACGCCAAACGGCTGGTCCCATCAACTCGAAAACGAACTGGGGCTGATCCTGTCATGGCAACGGCGCTGGCCCCGCGCCCTGTTTTACGAAACGTCCCTGCTGGCGTTGTCCGTCGCTCCCCATTTTGGAGTCAGTCTCGGCAATGTTTATACCTACAGCAATGCCGGGTTTTCGTTTCGCATCAGCTCCAAAAAATCCCGATTGAGCGATATGCCGCCAAGGGTTCGGCCCGCGCTACCCGGCACGGGTTATTTTGAAGTCCCGAAAAATGGCTGGGGCTGGTTTCTGTTCGGAGGCATGGAAGGCCGCGCCGTCGCGCGCAACATCTTCCTCGATGGCAATACCTTTGAGAGTAGCCACAGCGTCGATAAAAAACCCCTTGTGGGCGACGCCAATCTGGGACTGGCTTTTACTTTCGGTCGTGTACGCCTGAGCTACACGCTCGTGTATCGCTTCAAGGAATTCGACACCCAGGACGAGGAAGATCTCTTCGGAGCCGCAAGCCTGGCTTATCGATTTTAA
- a CDS encoding TonB-dependent receptor, translating to MGRSISGRNLCLIALSLIVLLIAGETRSAFAQSGQTFNLNIPSQELNAAVLKFAEETGVQVFYDFNKLNGISSGALAGEYTAKQALRILFAGTGLTARFTDSGVVRVDAEVISLQPIQVAGMREGGSLDTLSRNVTVIPKDEIMRQQETSHGLADMIAKLVPGMSPSSQTLSNFGQRLRGRDVLVLIDGVPLNTSRNVSRDLFNITPSNIESIEVVHGGSALYGDSAAGGIIHINTLKGETGEPVFKTTMAGSSGLSRVGHDALSGRMEQQVSGKENDVDYLLSFSGEQTQGFFDADADRIAPEPSQGDLSDTRTVDLLAKIGYEWSDQRVQFSASYLDSEQDTDFVSDPTVTNFAKGSVKSRPLSGLSLENQAGRENLILNLNYSNRELFGSSVKTQAYFRDYETRFSPFDGRTIGSVNAVIQTFLVSEVYGGRVTVDTPIIGLESINAKLLWGADVKSEDVKQPATVFNGTIFDSSGGTDFVVTNAEKTYVPKMTTNSYGVFAQLEANPVDWLTLRGGLRHEIVDVSYGAFTTLGAGNNIEGGEIDYAETTFNVGAVVTPVEDVDVYANFSQSFELPDIGLQLRLAGVGFSSDNASLNPRITDNVEIGIRRSWDRLRASIAGFYSESDEGNIFIENFTIAQARTTEKIYGVEATADYAFSDQLDMGGTFTWLEGIRANPSGGDDIALDGFRIPPLKLTGYMEYHPSDWWNLRLHALYSGNRTSAADDNISFGGREVSDYTVVDLYGGFDLGHGKLKVGVENLLNNQYKTVFGQLLRNSNNTSNITARGATARIAYTFNW from the coding sequence ATGGGAAGAAGCATAAGCGGTCGCAACCTGTGTTTAATCGCGTTGAGTTTAATAGTCCTTTTGATAGCTGGGGAAACCAGAAGCGCCTTTGCTCAATCGGGGCAGACCTTCAATCTCAATATTCCTTCGCAGGAACTCAATGCCGCGGTTTTGAAATTTGCCGAAGAGACCGGCGTTCAGGTTTTCTACGATTTCAATAAACTAAATGGCATTAGCTCTGGCGCTCTTGCGGGAGAATACACTGCCAAACAGGCTTTGAGAATTTTGTTTGCCGGGACGGGCTTGACGGCCCGGTTTACGGATTCCGGCGTGGTGAGAGTGGATGCAGAGGTAATATCTCTTCAGCCGATTCAGGTTGCGGGCATGCGTGAAGGCGGCTCGCTAGACACATTGTCTCGCAACGTCACAGTCATCCCCAAGGATGAGATCATGAGGCAACAGGAGACCTCGCACGGTCTCGCAGACATGATCGCCAAGCTCGTGCCGGGTATGTCTCCCTCCAGCCAGACGCTTTCCAATTTCGGTCAGAGGCTTCGCGGGCGCGACGTGCTTGTGCTCATTGACGGCGTGCCGCTGAATACCAGTCGCAATGTATCGCGCGATCTGTTCAATATCACGCCGTCCAACATCGAGAGCATCGAGGTGGTCCACGGCGGTAGCGCCTTGTATGGCGACAGCGCGGCGGGCGGAATTATTCACATCAATACCCTGAAGGGCGAAACAGGGGAGCCGGTTTTCAAAACCACGATGGCCGGTAGCAGTGGTCTCTCCAGAGTGGGTCACGACGCGCTATCCGGGCGAATGGAACAACAAGTCAGCGGCAAGGAAAACGACGTTGACTATCTCCTATCCTTCTCCGGCGAGCAGACCCAGGGTTTTTTCGACGCGGATGCCGACCGCATCGCTCCCGAGCCGAGCCAAGGCGATTTGTCGGACACAAGGACCGTGGATTTGCTTGCCAAGATCGGCTACGAGTGGTCCGATCAGCGCGTGCAATTTTCTGCGAGCTATCTGGACTCCGAGCAGGATACGGATTTCGTTTCAGATCCGACCGTCACTAATTTTGCGAAAGGTTCCGTGAAATCGCGTCCGCTCAGCGGCCTGTCGCTTGAGAACCAGGCCGGGCGCGAGAATCTCATACTCAATCTCAATTATAGCAATCGGGAGTTGTTTGGAAGTTCCGTGAAGACTCAGGCCTATTTCCGCGACTACGAGACGCGATTCTCTCCTTTTGATGGGCGGACGATCGGTAGCGTTAACGCGGTGATTCAGACGTTTCTGGTGTCCGAGGTCTATGGCGGTCGTGTCACGGTGGACACGCCCATTATTGGACTCGAGTCGATCAATGCCAAATTACTCTGGGGAGCGGATGTTAAAAGCGAGGACGTCAAACAGCCCGCTACGGTTTTTAACGGAACGATTTTCGATTCTTCCGGCGGGACCGACTTTGTGGTCACCAATGCAGAGAAGACCTACGTTCCCAAGATGACGACCAACTCCTACGGCGTATTTGCTCAACTGGAGGCCAACCCCGTTGACTGGTTGACCTTGCGCGGCGGTCTGCGTCACGAGATCGTTGATGTCAGCTACGGAGCTTTTACAACGCTCGGCGCGGGCAACAATATCGAAGGCGGTGAAATCGACTATGCAGAGACCACATTCAACGTGGGTGCGGTTGTCACACCGGTAGAGGACGTCGACGTCTACGCGAATTTTTCCCAGTCCTTCGAACTGCCGGACATTGGACTGCAATTGCGTTTGGCGGGGGTGGGTTTTTCTTCTGACAATGCCAGTCTCAATCCGCGAATCACAGACAACGTCGAGATCGGAATCAGAAGGTCCTGGGACAGGCTCAGGGCCAGCATCGCAGGCTTTTACAGCGAGTCCGACGAGGGGAACATCTTCATAGAAAACTTCACGATTGCCCAGGCGCGCACAACCGAGAAGATTTATGGCGTCGAGGCGACCGCCGATTATGCATTCAGCGATCAACTCGATATGGGCGGTACCTTCACCTGGCTGGAGGGCATACGCGCGAATCCGAGCGGCGGCGATGATATCGCTCTGGACGGCTTCCGCATTCCGCCGCTCAAGCTCACCGGCTACATGGAATATCATCCGAGCGATTGGTGGAACCTGCGCCTTCATGCTCTCTACTCGGGCAATCGCACCTCTGCCGCCGATGACAATATCAGCTTCGGCGGGCGCGAGGTCAGCGACTATACCGTCGTCGACCTATACGGCGGCTTCGATCTCGGTCATGGCAAGCTGAAGGTCGGCGTTGAAAATCTGTTGAACAACCAGTACAAGACCGTGTTCGGTCAGTTGCTTCGTAACAGCAATAATACCAGTAATATCACCGCTCGTGGCGCCACTGCGCGCATTGCCTATACGTTCAACTGGTGA
- a CDS encoding RNA polymerase sigma factor: MSEIELRNIFQLYSKELMGYLLRQVRCQETASDLMQTIFLRLAEQTTIVQNPRPYLYQIAKNLVIDHVRKEKRRQTYPTDHEELAHVKDHSPGLEDTVSSKQRIRLLLGAIERLSPLTRQVFELNRMEGLTYVEVADRLKISESTVQKHLAKALCQAMQCVKSI; the protein is encoded by the coding sequence TTGAGTGAAATCGAACTAAGAAATATTTTCCAATTATATAGCAAGGAGTTGATGGGCTATTTGCTCCGCCAGGTGAGGTGTCAGGAAACCGCCTCAGATCTGATGCAAACAATTTTTTTGCGTTTGGCCGAGCAAACGACGATTGTCCAGAACCCTCGCCCTTACCTGTACCAAATCGCTAAAAATTTGGTGATCGACCATGTTCGCAAGGAAAAACGACGACAAACTTATCCTACGGATCACGAGGAGCTTGCGCATGTAAAAGATCATTCTCCCGGCCTTGAAGACACCGTTTCCAGCAAGCAACGAATCAGGCTCCTGCTTGGAGCTATTGAACGTCTCTCCCCTTTGACGCGGCAGGTTTTTGAATTGAACCGCATGGAAGGTCTGACTTACGTAGAAGTCGCCGACCGTTTGAAGATATCGGAGAGTACGGTTCAAAAGCATTTAGCCAAGGCCCTCTGCCAAGCCATGCAGTGCGTGAAATCCATTTAA
- a CDS encoding NAD(P)-dependent oxidoreductase, which yields MINQNSRIGLVGVGRMGANMARRLKDKGYAVSAVQDINPSGAASLAKELACEAAATPARVAELSDVVLTIVPDDSAMREIFSEGNSSSLLCHARGRLFINFATVSPEAHIEAEALVEKHGGNALEALMASSITQAREGTLYLICAGKELIFDQARPLLQDLSVKNLYTGPAGTAAQVKALVNMVMNCNTAALAEGLGLGDALGLDLSMLREVFGQTGAASRVLETDGQDMQERDHECYFSAAHAAKDSGIALNMAQSVGLQLPLAQATLDQYQRLVQAGKGELDKSGVAELTFKGRMK from the coding sequence ATGATAAATCAAAACAGTCGTATCGGTTTGGTAGGCGTGGGTCGCATGGGCGCCAATATGGCCCGGCGTCTCAAGGACAAGGGGTATGCTGTCTCTGCGGTTCAGGATATCAACCCGTCCGGCGCGGCATCATTGGCGAAAGAGTTGGCTTGCGAGGCCGCCGCGACACCTGCCCGGGTTGCGGAATTATCCGATGTTGTGCTGACAATTGTGCCGGATGATTCCGCCATGCGCGAAATTTTTTCCGAGGGAAATTCTTCAAGCCTGCTGTGTCATGCCAGGGGTCGGCTGTTCATCAATTTCGCCACGGTCTCCCCTGAAGCGCACATCGAGGCGGAAGCGCTCGTCGAAAAGCATGGAGGAAACGCTCTCGAAGCGCTCATGGCCAGCAGTATCACGCAAGCGCGGGAAGGGACGCTCTACCTCATCTGCGCAGGAAAGGAATTGATTTTTGATCAGGCGCGCCCTCTTCTTCAGGACTTGAGCGTCAAGAATCTCTATACGGGGCCAGCCGGTACTGCGGCGCAGGTCAAGGCGCTCGTCAATATGGTCATGAACTGCAACACCGCCGCATTGGCAGAGGGCCTGGGACTGGGCGATGCGCTCGGTCTGGACCTGAGCATGCTACGCGAGGTATTCGGTCAAACCGGCGCGGCATCCCGCGTTCTAGAAACGGACGGGCAAGACATGCAGGAGCGGGATCACGAATGCTATTTCTCCGCCGCGCACGCCGCCAAGGATTCCGGGATCGCCCTCAACATGGCGCAGTCGGTCGGCTTGCAGTTGCCGCTGGCACAGGCCACGCTTGACCAATATCAGCGTCTCGTTCAAGCCGGGAAAGGCGAACTGGACAAGTCGGGCGTTGCCGAGTTGACATTCAAGGGACGAATGAAATAA
- a CDS encoding FecR family protein yields the protein MNQEEKGAVEIDAQASLWVMRQGSPDFGPAERARLEAWRMQSAQHEAAYQLACQTWDELGKLTREDLPSSAKIQKRQFKTFPPAAKPRARFITTIAASILLLFVVTSFFRINPLVIITADYYTSAGQISTVALADGSSVQLNTGTAIAVQFDDRQRRIKLIEGEAAFKVAPSNGVLPPFVVEAANWEAKALGTEFIVRRDGDAVNVTVLEHRVEVSASERAAPEQSPILLHPGNAIHLSKAKALGPVTTVDLESEASWQRGQLVFDRVPLSEVVDSLNRYRRSRILISDAALSGRQVSGVFHIDRLGGAADTIAAEVGAQSVQIFPFVTLLY from the coding sequence ATGAATCAAGAAGAAAAGGGCGCTGTAGAAATTGACGCGCAAGCATCTTTATGGGTTATGCGACAAGGTTCGCCTGACTTCGGCCCGGCTGAACGCGCCCGTCTCGAAGCTTGGCGCATGCAAAGCGCTCAACACGAAGCGGCTTATCAGCTTGCCTGCCAGACATGGGATGAACTTGGGAAATTGACCCGGGAAGATTTACCTTCATCTGCCAAGATTCAAAAGCGTCAATTTAAAACATTCCCGCCAGCGGCCAAACCCAGAGCCAGATTTATTACAACAATTGCGGCGTCGATACTGTTGTTATTCGTAGTTACAAGTTTTTTTCGCATCAATCCCCTTGTTATCATCACAGCAGATTACTACACAAGCGCAGGTCAAATCAGTACGGTCGCTCTCGCAGATGGCAGTTCCGTTCAACTGAATACGGGGACGGCCATTGCAGTCCAGTTCGATGATAGGCAAAGGCGGATCAAATTGATCGAAGGGGAGGCGGCTTTCAAAGTAGCTCCATCCAACGGCGTTTTGCCGCCATTTGTGGTCGAAGCCGCCAACTGGGAGGCAAAAGCCCTCGGCACAGAATTCATTGTCCGACGTGATGGCGACGCGGTCAATGTCACCGTTCTGGAACACAGGGTTGAAGTTTCCGCCTCGGAGAGAGCCGCACCAGAGCAATCGCCAATCCTGCTCCATCCCGGCAACGCCATTCACTTAAGCAAGGCAAAAGCGCTCGGCCCTGTCACAACGGTGGACCTTGAGAGCGAGGCCTCCTGGCAGCGGGGGCAACTTGTTTTCGACCGGGTTCCCTTGTCTGAGGTTGTTGATAGTCTGAACCGATATCGTCGCAGTCGCATTCTGATTAGCGACGCGGCTCTGTCCGGTCGTCAGGTCAGCGGAGTCTTCCATATTGACCGTCTTGGCGGCGCCGCAGACACCATCGCCGCTGAGGTTGGCGCGCAATCCGTTCAGATATTTCCTTTTGTCACTCTCCTCTACTGA
- a CDS encoding PepSY domain-containing protein → MFAFSGLTGSALVFYQDIDEFLNPGLLKVEPGEDHLPLSEITLAAQKAAPVEAKPSRLYLPRHPQMPIKVRFSLSRDGEKVLLDVMVNPYTAEALGQREWGGYLMSFLYKIHYTLALGDIGESIMGAMGALLIGSIVTGLVLWRPKLRSFFQAFTFRRSANLTRFIYDLHKTIGAYSSVVLLVIAFSGIYMIFPQYVKPLVGMALSVSEPSPFKQSAVGNNETPRVNVDEVETIARDTFPQAELQRIFFPASADSPYRVIMRQPGEIRKTSGNVQLWISTYDGDILKIQEPQSMPGGDAFLSWMFPLHNGEAFGLPGRILVFLTGFVPITLYATGLWVWWRKRKARLKSSQGSESDKAIPDNLDRRASSSRLR, encoded by the coding sequence ATGTTCGCCTTCAGCGGGCTGACCGGTAGCGCCCTGGTTTTTTATCAGGATATCGATGAATTTCTGAACCCCGGCTTGTTGAAAGTGGAGCCGGGGGAAGATCACCTCCCGCTCAGCGAAATCACCTTGGCCGCGCAAAAGGCGGCGCCGGTTGAGGCAAAGCCCTCCCGCTTGTATCTTCCACGTCATCCGCAAATGCCAATCAAAGTGCGGTTTTCTCTCTCCAGGGACGGCGAGAAGGTCCTGCTTGACGTGATGGTCAATCCCTACACCGCCGAGGCGCTCGGGCAACGGGAGTGGGGCGGCTATCTGATGAGCTTCCTCTACAAGATACATTACACCCTGGCGCTGGGCGATATTGGGGAAAGCATCATGGGTGCGATGGGGGCGTTATTGATCGGTTCCATAGTGACGGGTCTCGTCCTGTGGCGGCCAAAACTCAGATCATTCTTTCAAGCGTTCACATTCAGGCGGAGCGCCAACCTTACCCGCTTCATTTACGATCTGCATAAGACGATTGGCGCTTATTCCTCGGTCGTGTTGCTGGTGATCGCCTTCTCCGGTATTTACATGATTTTCCCGCAGTATGTGAAGCCCCTTGTCGGCATGGCGCTGTCTGTTTCGGAACCCTCTCCATTCAAGCAGTCCGCGGTCGGGAACAATGAGACTCCAAGAGTCAATGTCGATGAAGTTGAGACGATAGCCAGGGATACATTTCCGCAGGCGGAGCTACAGCGCATTTTTTTCCCCGCTTCTGCTGACAGCCCTTACCGCGTCATCATGCGTCAGCCTGGAGAGATACGAAAAACCAGCGGTAACGTCCAGCTTTGGATATCAACTTATGATGGAGATATACTGAAAATCCAGGAGCCGCAAAGCATGCCCGGCGGCGATGCCTTCCTCTCATGGATGTTCCCCTTGCACAATGGCGAAGCCTTCGGATTGCCCGGCCGCATCCTTGTGTTCCTGACCGGCTTTGTTCCGATCACTCTTTACGCCACTGGCTTATGGGTCTGGTGGAGAAAACGTAAGGCGCGGCTCAAATCATCCCAAGGAAGCGAATCGGACAAAGCCATTCCTGATAATCTGGACCGCCGCGCTTCGTCCAGTCGCTTGCGATGA